One part of the Paenibacillus silvisoli genome encodes these proteins:
- a CDS encoding NADPH-dependent FMN reductase, which produces MRIMIITGSNRANSTSTMLSRYIGKVIESEGHEVTLFDLHVRPLPFYGSHGENDMEIAALKETAMHCDAFVLSTPEYHGSMTGVLKNALDFLGGDQFDSKAVLSVASAGGAVGVSSLTQMQAIVRNMHGINCPEWISIGGANRQFEADGTPSSADVKNRVHRTVPYFLKMAAQLRK; this is translated from the coding sequence ATGCGCATCATGATCATCACAGGCAGCAACAGGGCGAACTCGACCAGTACGATGCTATCGCGCTACATTGGCAAGGTCATCGAGTCCGAGGGTCACGAAGTAACGCTGTTCGATCTGCATGTACGGCCGCTGCCTTTCTATGGCAGCCATGGCGAGAACGATATGGAAATTGCAGCATTGAAGGAAACCGCGATGCATTGCGACGCTTTCGTGCTTAGCACGCCAGAGTATCACGGCAGCATGACCGGCGTGCTGAAGAACGCGCTCGATTTTCTTGGCGGCGATCAGTTCGACAGCAAGGCGGTACTGTCCGTCGCTTCCGCCGGCGGGGCAGTGGGTGTAAGCTCTCTGACGCAGATGCAGGCCATCGTGCGCAACATGCACGGCATTAACTGTCCGGAATGGATTTCGATCGGAGGCGCGAACCGGCAGTTCGAAGCGGACGGCACGCCGTCGTCGGCCGACGTGAAGAACCGCGTTCATCGCACCGTTCCTTATTTCTTGAAGATGGCGGCGCAGCTGCGCAAATAA
- the pfkA gene encoding 6-phosphofructokinase → MSAVKSIAVLTSGGDSQGMNAAVRAVVRSALYHGLEVYGVQRGYQGLLNNDLRQMDLRSVGDIIQRGGTILQTARCKEFMTPEGQQKGADVLRERGIDGLVVIGGDGSYQGANKLSKLGIKTMGLPGTIDNDIPFTDYTIGFDTSVSIVVDAINKLRDTMTSHERSSVVEVMGRHCGDIALYAGLASGAETIIVPEVPFDLDQVANRMKENFGSGKRHSIIVVAEGAATGEEIGRGITERCGMEPRVTVLGHIQRGGTPTHNDRILASQLGDFAVRKLMEGDSGKGCGIVRGELVVTDIDKVVNTKKPFNMDLYNLALRLSQ, encoded by the coding sequence ATGTCAGCTGTAAAATCGATTGCCGTTCTTACAAGCGGTGGAGATTCCCAAGGGATGAACGCGGCGGTTCGCGCCGTCGTTCGCAGCGCCCTATATCATGGTCTTGAAGTCTATGGCGTTCAACGCGGTTACCAAGGCTTGCTTAATAACGACCTGCGCCAAATGGATCTGCGCAGCGTAGGCGACATCATCCAACGCGGCGGAACGATTCTTCAAACGGCGCGCTGCAAAGAGTTCATGACGCCGGAAGGCCAGCAAAAGGGTGCCGATGTGCTGCGCGAGCGCGGCATCGACGGCTTGGTCGTTATCGGAGGCGACGGTTCTTATCAAGGCGCGAACAAACTGAGCAAGCTCGGCATCAAAACAATGGGCTTGCCGGGAACGATCGACAACGATATTCCGTTCACCGACTACACGATCGGCTTCGATACGTCGGTCAGCATCGTCGTCGATGCAATCAATAAGCTTCGCGATACGATGACCTCGCATGAGCGCTCGTCGGTCGTGGAAGTAATGGGCCGCCACTGCGGCGACATCGCGCTGTACGCAGGTCTGGCAAGCGGCGCGGAGACGATCATCGTGCCTGAAGTGCCGTTTGACCTCGATCAAGTGGCAAACCGGATGAAAGAGAACTTCGGCTCCGGCAAACGCCACAGTATCATTGTCGTGGCGGAAGGCGCGGCGACAGGCGAAGAAATCGGCAGAGGCATTACCGAGCGCTGCGGCATGGAGCCTCGCGTTACCGTTCTCGGTCATATCCAACGCGGCGGAACGCCGACGCACAATGACCGGATTTTGGCGAGCCAGCTGGGCGACTTTGCCGTACGCAAGCTGATGGAAGGCGATTCCGGCAAAGGATGCGGCATCGTTCGCGGCGAGCTGGTCGTTACCGATATCGACAAAGTGGTCAATACGAAGAAACCGTTCAACATGGATCTTTACAATCTGGCTCTTCGTTTGTCCCAATAA
- a CDS encoding DUF3906 family protein, giving the protein MFLYKIEIEMEDTSAHLILLAETDEKAFSVVDSHVARHYIKMPVLKSVAIVEKKRTEAGSGYLIPQL; this is encoded by the coding sequence ATGTTCTTATATAAAATCGAAATCGAAATGGAAGATACATCGGCGCATCTCATTCTGCTGGCAGAGACGGACGAGAAGGCGTTTTCGGTCGTCGATAGCCATGTCGCCCGCCATTATATCAAGATGCCGGTACTGAAGTCGGTCGCGATTGTGGAGAAGAAGCGGACGGAAGCGGGTTCGGGATATTTAATTCCTCAATTGTAA